One Ostrinia nubilalis chromosome 6, ilOstNubi1.1, whole genome shotgun sequence genomic region harbors:
- the LOC135072481 gene encoding protein abrupt-like isoform X1 encodes MSTMRKQSPMYYFSLWQSHSQVILRLCLFCVSSDSFKTSISNGLSCFQQREEFVDMTLAADGHFVKVHQVVVSLASPYLKELILSAPCPHPVVFLNKISYPILCYILEFIYSGEVMVHKESLPELMEAGKELHIIGLQDMEILQDKLETNMEQNNASTLVEKLQQFKSQTGHKSNISITSDSISNTNEVRFDEKICDPFEEVENDHLSEENNTKYKQTSSNQDTVSLTLGPSHNNSAATSNFDCKTVQYTLSNQGSLQLILNRFIYYLRYCRKKSDRPMRTWRCVDYMRNKCPALVTTRDDIVVQRVSAHKHGFHDKQIMKKVKLGTIFTAIRDAEKKGLEQKNKTDDH; translated from the exons atgtcAACAATGCGCAAGCAATcacctatgtattacttttctctatggcaATCACATTCACAAGTAATATTGAGGTTATGTTTG TTTTGCGTATCCTCTGATAGTTTTAAGACCAGTATCTCAAATGGGTTGAGTTGTTTTCAACAA CGAGAGGAGTTTGTAGATATGACTTTAGCAGCAGATGGGCATTTTGTTAAAGTTCATCAAGTTGTTGTTTCCCTTGCCAGCCCATATTTAAAAGAACTCATCCTATCAGCGCCATGCCCTCATCCAGTCGTGTTtttaaat aaaatttCATATCCAATATTATGTTATATTCTGGAGTTCATATATTCAGGGGAAGTTATGGTACATAAAGAAAGTCTACCTGAGCTCATGGAAGCTGGTAAAGAATTGCACATTATAGGCCTTCAAGATATG GAGATATTACAAGATAAATTGGAAACCAATATGGAACAGAACAATGCATCAACATTAGTGGAGAAACTTCAGCAATTCAAATCACAGACTGGacataaaagtaacataagTATTACAAGTGATAGCATTTCAAA CACCAATGAAGTACGTTTTGATGAAAAAATATGTGATCCTTTTGAGGAAGTTGAAAATGACCATCTAAGTGAagaaaataacacaaaatataaacaAACCTCATCAAATCAGGATACTGTCAGCTTAACTCTCGGACCGTCACACAACAACAGTGCAGCTACAAGTA ATTTTGATTGTAAAACTGTGCAATACACATTATCGAATCAAGGTTCCCTGCAGCTGATCTTAAATAGATTCATATATTATTTGCGGTATTGCCGTAAAAAATCGGATCGACCCATGCGTACATGGAGATGTGTTGACTACATGAGGAACAAGTGCCCGGCTTTGGTTACAACTAGAGATGACATTGTAGTCCAAag GGTCTCAGCTCACAAACATGGGTTCCACGATAAGCAGATAATGAAGAAAGTTAAGTTAGGCACCATATTTACGGCCATTAGAGATGCTGAAAAAAAAGGGTTGGAGCAGAAAAATAAAACTGATGATCACTGA
- the LOC135072481 gene encoding protein abrupt-like isoform X2, whose product MSTMRKQSPMYYFSLWQSHSQVILRLCLREEFVDMTLAADGHFVKVHQVVVSLASPYLKELILSAPCPHPVVFLNKISYPILCYILEFIYSGEVMVHKESLPELMEAGKELHIIGLQDMEILQDKLETNMEQNNASTLVEKLQQFKSQTGHKSNISITSDSISNTNEVRFDEKICDPFEEVENDHLSEENNTKYKQTSSNQDTVSLTLGPSHNNSAATSNFDCKTVQYTLSNQGSLQLILNRFIYYLRYCRKKSDRPMRTWRCVDYMRNKCPALVTTRDDIVVQRVSAHKHGFHDKQIMKKVKLGTIFTAIRDAEKKGLEQKNKTDDH is encoded by the exons atgtcAACAATGCGCAAGCAATcacctatgtattacttttctctatggcaATCACATTCACAAGTAATATTGAGGTTATGTTTG CGAGAGGAGTTTGTAGATATGACTTTAGCAGCAGATGGGCATTTTGTTAAAGTTCATCAAGTTGTTGTTTCCCTTGCCAGCCCATATTTAAAAGAACTCATCCTATCAGCGCCATGCCCTCATCCAGTCGTGTTtttaaat aaaatttCATATCCAATATTATGTTATATTCTGGAGTTCATATATTCAGGGGAAGTTATGGTACATAAAGAAAGTCTACCTGAGCTCATGGAAGCTGGTAAAGAATTGCACATTATAGGCCTTCAAGATATG GAGATATTACAAGATAAATTGGAAACCAATATGGAACAGAACAATGCATCAACATTAGTGGAGAAACTTCAGCAATTCAAATCACAGACTGGacataaaagtaacataagTATTACAAGTGATAGCATTTCAAA CACCAATGAAGTACGTTTTGATGAAAAAATATGTGATCCTTTTGAGGAAGTTGAAAATGACCATCTAAGTGAagaaaataacacaaaatataaacaAACCTCATCAAATCAGGATACTGTCAGCTTAACTCTCGGACCGTCACACAACAACAGTGCAGCTACAAGTA ATTTTGATTGTAAAACTGTGCAATACACATTATCGAATCAAGGTTCCCTGCAGCTGATCTTAAATAGATTCATATATTATTTGCGGTATTGCCGTAAAAAATCGGATCGACCCATGCGTACATGGAGATGTGTTGACTACATGAGGAACAAGTGCCCGGCTTTGGTTACAACTAGAGATGACATTGTAGTCCAAag GGTCTCAGCTCACAAACATGGGTTCCACGATAAGCAGATAATGAAGAAAGTTAAGTTAGGCACCATATTTACGGCCATTAGAGATGCTGAAAAAAAAGGGTTGGAGCAGAAAAATAAAACTGATGATCACTGA
- the LOC135072481 gene encoding protein abrupt-like isoform X3 has translation MSLQFCVSSDSFKTSISNGLSCFQQREEFVDMTLAADGHFVKVHQVVVSLASPYLKELILSAPCPHPVVFLNKISYPILCYILEFIYSGEVMVHKESLPELMEAGKELHIIGLQDMEILQDKLETNMEQNNASTLVEKLQQFKSQTGHKSNISITSDSISNTNEVRFDEKICDPFEEVENDHLSEENNTKYKQTSSNQDTVSLTLGPSHNNSAATSNFDCKTVQYTLSNQGSLQLILNRFIYYLRYCRKKSDRPMRTWRCVDYMRNKCPALVTTRDDIVVQRVSAHKHGFHDKQIMKKVKLGTIFTAIRDAEKKGLEQKNKTDDH, from the exons ATGTCTTTGCAGTTTTGCGTATCCTCTGATAGTTTTAAGACCAGTATCTCAAATGGGTTGAGTTGTTTTCAACAA CGAGAGGAGTTTGTAGATATGACTTTAGCAGCAGATGGGCATTTTGTTAAAGTTCATCAAGTTGTTGTTTCCCTTGCCAGCCCATATTTAAAAGAACTCATCCTATCAGCGCCATGCCCTCATCCAGTCGTGTTtttaaat aaaatttCATATCCAATATTATGTTATATTCTGGAGTTCATATATTCAGGGGAAGTTATGGTACATAAAGAAAGTCTACCTGAGCTCATGGAAGCTGGTAAAGAATTGCACATTATAGGCCTTCAAGATATG GAGATATTACAAGATAAATTGGAAACCAATATGGAACAGAACAATGCATCAACATTAGTGGAGAAACTTCAGCAATTCAAATCACAGACTGGacataaaagtaacataagTATTACAAGTGATAGCATTTCAAA CACCAATGAAGTACGTTTTGATGAAAAAATATGTGATCCTTTTGAGGAAGTTGAAAATGACCATCTAAGTGAagaaaataacacaaaatataaacaAACCTCATCAAATCAGGATACTGTCAGCTTAACTCTCGGACCGTCACACAACAACAGTGCAGCTACAAGTA ATTTTGATTGTAAAACTGTGCAATACACATTATCGAATCAAGGTTCCCTGCAGCTGATCTTAAATAGATTCATATATTATTTGCGGTATTGCCGTAAAAAATCGGATCGACCCATGCGTACATGGAGATGTGTTGACTACATGAGGAACAAGTGCCCGGCTTTGGTTACAACTAGAGATGACATTGTAGTCCAAag GGTCTCAGCTCACAAACATGGGTTCCACGATAAGCAGATAATGAAGAAAGTTAAGTTAGGCACCATATTTACGGCCATTAGAGATGCTGAAAAAAAAGGGTTGGAGCAGAAAAATAAAACTGATGATCACTGA
- the LOC135072481 gene encoding transcription activator GAGA-like isoform X4 produces the protein MTLAADGHFVKVHQVVVSLASPYLKELILSAPCPHPVVFLNKISYPILCYILEFIYSGEVMVHKESLPELMEAGKELHIIGLQDMEILQDKLETNMEQNNASTLVEKLQQFKSQTGHKSNISITSDSISNTNEVRFDEKICDPFEEVENDHLSEENNTKYKQTSSNQDTVSLTLGPSHNNSAATSNFDCKTVQYTLSNQGSLQLILNRFIYYLRYCRKKSDRPMRTWRCVDYMRNKCPALVTTRDDIVVQRVSAHKHGFHDKQIMKKVKLGTIFTAIRDAEKKGLEQKNKTDDH, from the exons ATGACTTTAGCAGCAGATGGGCATTTTGTTAAAGTTCATCAAGTTGTTGTTTCCCTTGCCAGCCCATATTTAAAAGAACTCATCCTATCAGCGCCATGCCCTCATCCAGTCGTGTTtttaaat aaaatttCATATCCAATATTATGTTATATTCTGGAGTTCATATATTCAGGGGAAGTTATGGTACATAAAGAAAGTCTACCTGAGCTCATGGAAGCTGGTAAAGAATTGCACATTATAGGCCTTCAAGATATG GAGATATTACAAGATAAATTGGAAACCAATATGGAACAGAACAATGCATCAACATTAGTGGAGAAACTTCAGCAATTCAAATCACAGACTGGacataaaagtaacataagTATTACAAGTGATAGCATTTCAAA CACCAATGAAGTACGTTTTGATGAAAAAATATGTGATCCTTTTGAGGAAGTTGAAAATGACCATCTAAGTGAagaaaataacacaaaatataaacaAACCTCATCAAATCAGGATACTGTCAGCTTAACTCTCGGACCGTCACACAACAACAGTGCAGCTACAAGTA ATTTTGATTGTAAAACTGTGCAATACACATTATCGAATCAAGGTTCCCTGCAGCTGATCTTAAATAGATTCATATATTATTTGCGGTATTGCCGTAAAAAATCGGATCGACCCATGCGTACATGGAGATGTGTTGACTACATGAGGAACAAGTGCCCGGCTTTGGTTACAACTAGAGATGACATTGTAGTCCAAag GGTCTCAGCTCACAAACATGGGTTCCACGATAAGCAGATAATGAAGAAAGTTAAGTTAGGCACCATATTTACGGCCATTAGAGATGCTGAAAAAAAAGGGTTGGAGCAGAAAAATAAAACTGATGATCACTGA
- the LOC135072483 gene encoding RNA polymerase II transcriptional coactivator, whose product MPKHKKKEESSSSDSDEGPIDRNPPPEKKAKMGSRTDDKEPTWVLQGKKLVKVREFKGKVYVDVREFYEKNGDLLPGKKGISLTPEQWRKLLSLGDEINETISTLC is encoded by the exons ATGCCGAAACATAAGAAAAAGGAAGAAAGTTCCAGCAGCGATAGTGATGAAGGTCCTATAGAT agAAACCCACCTCCTGAGAAAAAAGCCAAAATGGGGTCAAGAACTGATGACAAAGAGCCAACCTGGGTATTGCAAGGCAAAAAATTAGTAAAAGTTCGGGAATTCAAGGGAAAAGTGTATGTAGATGTAAGAGAATTCTATGAAAAAAATGGCGACTTGTTACCAGGAAAGAAAGGAATAAGTTTAACTCCAGAACAATGGCGTAAACTATTATCACTTGGTGATGAAATAAATGAGACCATCAGCACTTTATGCTAA